A section of the Cololabis saira isolate AMF1-May2022 chromosome 16, fColSai1.1, whole genome shotgun sequence genome encodes:
- the ddo gene encoding D-aspartate oxidase translates to MTAVQVRVVVVGAGVVGLSTAVCIAEALPSCSVTLVADKFSPDTTSDGAAGILFAAEFPDIPLERQRRWFQDSFHHLLAVAQSPHAPDAGVMLSSGWQIFREVPEKKEPFWSDCVIGFRTMTDGELRRFPDHKFGQAFTTLKCECSSYLPWLEKRFCAAGGRVERRRVSSLQELTPGFDVIVNCSGLGSRALVGDAGLTPTRGQVLQLHAPWLKHFIRDGDGRTYIYPGVSSVTVGGTRQDGDWRLQLDEGDARGILERCGRLEPSLSRARVLGQWVGLRPGRRNPRVERELVQLGGRPVPVVHNYGHGGWGVTLAWGTALDALALVRDGLRETAPRAKL, encoded by the exons ATGACGgcggtccaggtccgggtcgtGGTGGTGGGCGCCGGCGTGGTGGGCCTCTCCACCGCCGTCTGCATCGCCGAGGCCCTGCCCTCCTGCTCCGTCACCCTGGTGGCCGACAAGTTCAGCCCGGACACCACCAGCGACGGCGCCGCCGGGATCCTGTTCGCCGCAGAGTTTCCAG ACATCCCCCTGGAGCGGCAGCGGCGCTGGTTCCAGGACAGCTTCCATCACCTGCTGGCCGTGGCCCAGTCCCCTCACGCCCCCGACGCCGGGGTCATGCTGAGCTCCGG TTGGCAGATTTTCAGGGAGGTTCCGGAGAAGAAGGAGCCCTTCTGGTCCGACTGCGTGATCGGGTTTCGGACCATGACCGACGGGGAGCTGAGACGCTTCCCGGACCACAAGTTTGGCCAGGCGTTCACCACGCTGAAATGTGAATGTTCCAGCTACCTGCCGTGGCTGGAGAAGAG GTTTTGTGCAGCGGGCGGCCGGGTGGAGCGGAGGAGAGTCAGCAGCCTGCAGGAGCTGACCCCCGGGTTCGACGTGATCGTGAACTGCTCGGGTCTGGGGTCCAGAGCGCTGGTGGGCGACGCGGGGCTGACGCCGACCCGGGGccaggtcctgcagctgcacgcCCCCTGGCTGAAGCACTTCATCCGGGACGGGGACGGCCGCACCTACATCTACCCGGGCGTGAGCAGCGTGACGGTGGGCGGGACGCGGCAGGACGGAGACTGGCGGCTGCAGCTGGACGAGGGCGACGCCCGCGGCATCCTGGAGCGCTGCGGCCGGCTGGAGCCGTCGCTGAGCCGGGCCCGGGTCCTGGGCCAGTGGGTCGGCCTCAGGCCCGGCCGGAGGAACCCGCGGGTGGAGCGGGAGCTGGTGCAGCTCGGGGGCCGGCCGGTGCCCGTGGTGCACAACTACGGCCACGGCGGCTGGGGCGTCACGCTGGCCTGGGGCACGGCGCTGGACGCCCTGGCGCTGGTCCGGGACGGGCTCCGGGAGACGGCCCCGCGGGCCAAACTGTaa